DNA from Fibrobacter sp. UWB15:
GTTAGTCACGGTCCAAAGGATCTTTCGAATCAATAAGCCAATTCATCTAAAGCTTTTTTTATTTCACTTCCATCAAAACCATGAACCCATTTAGCCCCTTTACCGTAACAAGCAAGAGGAATACTGCATGAAGAATCCAGCGTTACCACAACCAATCCGTTTCTCTTTTCATAGTTCTTTTCAATTTCATATGACTGCCAATTTCTATAACCTATTTCTTCATGATTTTTATGCAAATCATTGGAATGTTTCCCAATGATGGCTATCATATAATTCGCTTCACCTATTTTACGGCTAAGAACATTTTTGATTATCGCTACAGACGCAGTCTGGATTTCATCTGGAGTACAATCACTAATGTGAAAATCAATGTTTGGATTCTTATTCCAAGCCTCCAATAAATTATAGTATATGCGGTCATTCTCGTAATCGAATGAGCATACCGTTTTTTTGCTAGCCATATTATCATACCTCCTTGAGTAAATTTCTTAACTTTTTTGCCATCCATCCGATGGGCTTACATTTCTTAAACCATTCCGCCATATTGCCGTGAACTTCGAAGAAATAGAACCATGTTATAACAAAAATTGCCAAGCATACAACTGTATCGAAAATCAACAATGCACGAGTTATACCGCAATTCCATTCTTGCACAATATGAACACCATTAATTGCAGAGAAAAGAATTGGAGCCAGAATTTTATAGAATAGGTCTATAAAATTCAGAACCATGGGATAGTTATTTAGATAATTGTCCCCCTCACGAGTAAAGATATTCTTATCATCAGTTTCTTCAAGAAGCAGCGAGATTTTCTTTTCCAATGTGTTCAAATATTTATATTGCCTTTCAACATAGAGAACATCCTGCACATACCGCACCAAAACATAAGCGATTAAAACCCAAACTAGTGTTTGAAGAACGCAATTGCTAAATAGAATCTTTGTCTCTAGT
Protein-coding regions in this window:
- a CDS encoding TIR domain-containing protein; protein product: MASKKTVCSFDYENDRIYYNLLEAWNKNPNIDFHISDCTPDEIQTASVAIIKNVLSRKIGEANYMIAIIGKHSNDLHKNHEEIGYRNWQSYEIEKNYEKRNGLVVVTLDSSCSIPLACYGKGAKWVHGFDGSEIKKALDELAY